One Tolypothrix bouteillei VB521301 DNA window includes the following coding sequences:
- a CDS encoding MGH1-like glycoside hydrolase domain-containing protein codes for MTPEEIRLQQDRERTAYWKRWGPYVSERQWGTVREDYSRDGTAWDYFPHEQARSRIYRWGEDGIAGISDSRQRLCFAIALWNGNDPILKERLFGLTGTEGNHGEDVKEYYFYLDNTPTHSYMKCLYKYPQQAFPYTQLVQENQRRNKFEQEFELLDTGVFAENRYFDVFVEYAKAAPEDILIQIEIANRGSQKSTLHLLPTLWFRNIWAWNPNFDQPFIKVVQSDTNFSLIEAEHSTLGTRWLYCEAGAELLFTNNETNYERLFGVSNSSPYVKDGINEYVVNGQTAAVNPNRIGTKFASHYTLSIAPGETKRVRLRLSDVQTLTDPFGVEFDTIFKTRIAEADEFYQRVNPWTISEDERNIQRQAFAGLLWSKQYYHYVVHDWLNGDPKQPPPPSERKGGRNHEWIALFSEDILSMPDKWEYPWFAAWDLAFHLIPLAVIDPDFAKLQLDRLTREWYMQPNGQLPAYEWAFSDVNPPVQAWAALRVYQIEQKLYGKTDRSFLQRVFHKLLLNFNWWVNRKDVEGNNVFQGGFLGLDNIGVFDRSKELPTGGYLNQADGTSWMGMYCLNMLAIALELAKDDLVYEDIASKFFEHFLYIADAIDGIGNADISLWDEEDGFYYDVLRLPDSRQFPLRVRSMVGLIPLYAVAVLQLETLQQFPGFKRRMEWFIRNRPDLKQNVACMETPGVGARRLLAIAYRSKLQRILQRMLDENEFFSPYGIRAVSKYHLEHPYVLRQGEHDYCVRYEPAESTTSLFGGNSNWRGPIWFPVNYLILEALWKFHEYFGDTFQVECPTGSGQYMTLREVAIALSNRLIAIFQQDATGRRPVYGGLEKFQSDPHWRNYILFHEYFHGDNGAGIGASHQTGWTGLVASMILQISEYRAQEDNGKL; via the coding sequence ATGACTCCAGAAGAAATAAGATTGCAGCAGGATCGAGAACGTACAGCTTATTGGAAACGTTGGGGACCTTATGTGAGCGAGCGACAGTGGGGTACGGTGCGGGAAGATTACAGCCGCGATGGAACTGCTTGGGATTATTTTCCCCACGAGCAAGCTCGCTCGCGCATTTACCGTTGGGGTGAAGATGGCATTGCTGGAATTTCTGACAGCCGACAGCGTTTGTGTTTTGCGATCGCTCTTTGGAATGGTAACGATCCAATTTTAAAAGAGCGTCTGTTTGGACTGACGGGAACGGAAGGCAACCACGGCGAGGATGTGAAAGAGTATTATTTTTATCTGGACAATACTCCAACTCATTCCTACATGAAGTGCTTGTACAAATATCCCCAACAGGCATTTCCCTATACGCAACTAGTGCAAGAAAATCAGCGCAGAAACAAATTTGAACAGGAATTTGAGCTACTCGATACGGGTGTATTTGCCGAAAATCGCTACTTTGACGTCTTTGTAGAGTACGCTAAAGCAGCACCAGAAGATATTTTGATTCAGATTGAGATCGCCAATCGAGGCTCACAAAAGAGCACTCTTCATTTACTGCCAACACTTTGGTTTCGCAACATCTGGGCTTGGAATCCGAATTTTGACCAGCCCTTCATCAAAGTGGTTCAGTCAGATACCAACTTTAGTTTAATTGAAGCGGAGCATTCAACCTTAGGAACTCGCTGGCTGTATTGCGAAGCAGGAGCAGAACTCCTCTTTACTAATAACGAAACAAATTACGAACGATTGTTTGGTGTTAGCAATAGCTCGCCTTACGTTAAAGATGGCATCAACGAGTATGTAGTTAACGGACAGACAGCAGCTGTCAATCCAAATCGTATAGGCACAAAGTTTGCCTCCCATTACACGTTATCCATCGCTCCAGGTGAAACTAAAAGAGTACGTTTGCGATTGAGCGACGTACAAACCCTTACAGATCCATTTGGCGTTGAGTTTGACACAATTTTCAAGACTCGTATAGCAGAAGCTGATGAGTTTTACCAGCGCGTTAATCCTTGGACCATATCAGAGGATGAGCGCAACATTCAGCGACAGGCATTTGCTGGATTGTTGTGGAGCAAACAGTACTATCACTACGTCGTCCATGACTGGCTGAATGGCGACCCCAAACAACCGCCACCTCCATCAGAACGAAAAGGCGGGCGCAATCACGAGTGGATTGCCCTATTTAGTGAAGATATTCTCTCAATGCCAGATAAATGGGAATACCCCTGGTTTGCCGCTTGGGATTTGGCATTTCACTTGATTCCTTTAGCTGTCATAGATCCAGATTTTGCAAAGTTGCAACTGGACCGCTTGACACGGGAATGGTATATGCAACCTAACGGACAATTGCCTGCTTATGAATGGGCATTTAGTGATGTCAATCCACCCGTACAAGCATGGGCAGCTTTACGCGTTTATCAAATCGAGCAGAAGTTGTATGGAAAAACCGATCGCTCTTTTTTACAACGTGTTTTTCACAAGCTGTTGCTCAATTTTAACTGGTGGGTCAATCGCAAAGATGTGGAAGGTAACAACGTCTTTCAAGGTGGGTTTTTAGGGCTGGACAATATAGGCGTATTCGATCGCAGTAAGGAACTCCCCACCGGGGGATATCTCAACCAGGCAGATGGCACAAGCTGGATGGGTATGTACTGTTTAAATATGCTAGCGATCGCTCTAGAGCTAGCTAAAGACGATCTCGTTTACGAAGATATTGCTAGCAAATTCTTTGAGCATTTTCTTTATATTGCAGATGCAATTGATGGCATTGGCAATGCCGATATTTCTTTGTGGGATGAGGAGGATGGCTTCTACTACGATGTGCTGCGGTTACCCGACAGCAGGCAGTTTCCATTAAGAGTACGATCTATGGTGGGATTAATTCCTCTATATGCCGTTGCAGTTTTACAATTGGAAACGTTACAGCAGTTTCCTGGGTTTAAACGACGCATGGAATGGTTTATTCGCAACCGTCCCGATCTTAAACAGAATGTCGCTTGCATGGAAACACCAGGAGTCGGCGCAAGAAGGCTTTTGGCAATTGCCTATCGCAGCAAACTGCAACGCATATTGCAACGGATGCTGGACGAGAATGAATTTTTTAGCCCTTACGGAATTCGCGCAGTTTCCAAGTATCACTTAGAACATCCATATGTATTGCGTCAAGGCGAGCATGATTACTGCGTCCGCTATGAACCTGCGGAATCTACCACGAGTCTGTTTGGCGGTAATTCTAACTGGCGCGGTCCCATTTGGTTTCCAGTCAACTACTTGATTCTTGAAGCACTTTGGAAGTTTCATGAATATTTTGGAGATACTTTTCAAGTAGAATGTCCCACAGGTTCCGGACAATATATGACTTTGCGGGAAGTGGCGATCGCATTATCCAATCGTTTAATTGCTATCTTTCAACAGGATGCTACAGGTCGCCGTCCGGTGTATGGCGGTCTTGAAAAATTTCAATCCGACCCCCATTGGCGCAATTACATCTTGTTTCATGAATATTTCCATGGAGATAACGGCGCAGGTATTGGAGCGAGCCATCAAACAGGCTGGACGGGGTTAGTCGCTAGTATGATTCTCCAAATTTCTGAATACCGGGCGCAAGAGGATAATGGAAAGCTTTAG
- a CDS encoding MIP/aquaporin family protein — protein sequence MESFRKHLPEYLMEAAELGIFMIAAGVLTCVFEYPSSPIHQAIPNGDLRRFFIGIAMALTSISLIYSPWGKQSGAHMNPAVTVTFYRLGKVKRQDAIFYILFQCLGGLVGIYLVALLLGKVFTQAPVNYIVTVPGKLGWIAALLGELVIAFLMMMTILLTSNNPKLNRFTGLFAGFLVILYVFFEAPLSGFGMNPARTFASAFPSQIWTAFWLYVIVPPVGMLLASTLYQSLFGSRAVKCAKLHHDNHKRCIFRCDYNRNGNIDLSDRLPI from the coding sequence ATGGAAAGCTTTAGGAAGCATTTACCGGAATATTTAATGGAAGCGGCAGAACTGGGAATATTTATGATTGCTGCAGGAGTGTTAACCTGCGTGTTTGAGTATCCCAGTTCTCCCATTCATCAAGCAATTCCTAATGGAGATCTCCGTCGATTTTTCATTGGTATAGCTATGGCGTTGACATCCATTTCCCTCATTTATTCTCCTTGGGGGAAACAATCCGGCGCACACATGAATCCTGCTGTCACGGTTACCTTTTACCGTTTGGGAAAAGTTAAACGACAGGACGCTATCTTCTATATTCTGTTTCAATGTTTGGGTGGATTGGTTGGTATATACTTGGTGGCATTATTGCTGGGAAAAGTTTTCACACAAGCACCCGTGAACTATATTGTTACAGTGCCGGGAAAACTGGGATGGATTGCGGCTTTATTGGGTGAATTAGTCATTGCATTTCTGATGATGATGACTATTTTGCTGACTAGTAACAATCCAAAACTCAATCGGTTTACAGGGTTATTTGCTGGATTTTTGGTAATACTTTACGTCTTTTTTGAAGCTCCCTTATCCGGCTTTGGCATGAATCCCGCCCGCACCTTTGCCTCTGCCTTTCCATCTCAAATTTGGACGGCATTTTGGTTGTATGTCATTGTGCCACCTGTTGGTATGTTGCTGGCATCAACGTTGTATCAATCTCTATTTGGATCGCGAGCAGTTAAGTGTGCCAAATTGCATCACGACAATCACAAACGCTGTATTTTCCGCTGTGATTACAACCGTAATGGCAACATTGATTTGAGCGATCGCCTTCCCATTTAA
- a CDS encoding GMC oxidoreductase: MTTSTHYDVIIIGTGAGGGTLAYHLAASGKMILILERGTFLPREKENWSALEVYQRERYHTQEQWYDVNHKPFRPAMNYWVGGNTKVYGAALLRLRERDFEQVEHKDGISPEWPLKYHDFEPYYTQAEQLYDVGGQANVDPTEPPRSLPYSHPPVHHEPRMQELVDCLKLAGLHPFNLPLGLKLNEVDKSLGNCIRCNTCDGFPCLTRGKADAEVNCVQPIRHYANITLLTDAKVTRLHTSPSGREVTQVEAEIHGEHQLFTGDIVVVSCGAINSAALLLRSHNDKHPDGLANSSNQVGRNLMKHICMAMVQLNTKVNPSVYQKTIAISDFYWGEPDFPYPMGMIQNTGNVLADMLPAEVPALLAPLLRMRPGAELKTVADRTVGWWLQTEDLPDPENRVRMEGDRLYLNYKPNNLEASDRLAKRWVGILKKVDKAEHLVPFSLYPRNMMPLQSVGHQCGTCRFGQDPTTSVLDVNCRTHDVDNLYVVDGSFFPSSSAVNPTLTIIANALRVGDLLLQRLK; this comes from the coding sequence ATGACAACAAGCACCCATTATGATGTCATTATTATCGGTACCGGGGCTGGTGGTGGCACTCTAGCATATCATCTTGCTGCAAGCGGCAAGATGATTTTAATCTTGGAGAGAGGTACATTTTTGCCTCGAGAAAAGGAAAACTGGAGTGCGTTGGAAGTATATCAACGAGAGCGATACCATACTCAAGAGCAGTGGTATGACGTAAATCACAAACCCTTCCGTCCGGCAATGAATTACTGGGTTGGTGGTAACACAAAAGTTTATGGTGCTGCTTTATTGCGATTGCGGGAACGCGATTTTGAGCAGGTAGAACATAAGGACGGCATCTCACCAGAATGGCCGTTAAAATACCATGATTTTGAACCGTATTATACTCAAGCCGAGCAGCTTTACGATGTTGGCGGTCAGGCAAATGTAGATCCGACAGAGCCTCCTAGGAGTCTACCGTATTCTCATCCTCCAGTCCACCACGAACCTCGAATGCAGGAACTGGTCGATTGTTTGAAGCTAGCTGGGTTGCATCCCTTTAATCTGCCACTAGGGTTGAAACTTAACGAAGTAGATAAAAGTCTGGGGAACTGTATTCGCTGCAATACCTGCGATGGCTTTCCCTGTCTCACTCGTGGCAAAGCGGATGCTGAAGTAAATTGCGTTCAGCCCATTCGCCATTATGCAAATATCACTTTACTAACTGATGCCAAAGTGACTCGCTTGCATACGAGTCCTTCTGGTCGGGAAGTGACGCAAGTAGAAGCCGAAATTCATGGGGAACATCAATTGTTTACAGGGGATATTGTTGTGGTGTCTTGCGGTGCAATTAACTCAGCAGCATTGTTATTGCGATCGCACAATGACAAACATCCTGATGGATTGGCAAACAGTTCCAACCAAGTGGGTCGCAACCTGATGAAGCATATTTGCATGGCAATGGTGCAACTCAACACAAAAGTGAATCCATCTGTTTATCAAAAGACGATTGCCATTAGCGATTTTTACTGGGGCGAACCTGATTTTCCCTACCCCATGGGCATGATACAAAATACTGGCAACGTCTTAGCAGATATGTTACCCGCTGAAGTTCCTGCACTGCTAGCTCCACTCTTAAGAATGCGACCCGGAGCAGAACTGAAAACTGTTGCCGATCGCACTGTCGGATGGTGGCTGCAAACTGAAGACTTACCCGATCCTGAGAATCGCGTGCGGATGGAAGGCGATCGCCTCTACTTAAACTATAAACCCAACAACCTTGAAGCAAGCGATCGGCTTGCCAAACGTTGGGTAGGAATTCTCAAAAAAGTCGATAAGGCAGAACACTTGGTTCCATTTAGTCTTTATCCCCGCAACATGATGCCATTGCAGTCAGTCGGTCATCAATGCGGTACTTGTCGATTTGGTCAAGATCCGACCACTTCCGTACTGGATGTTAATTGCCGTACCCATGATGTTGATAACCTCTATGTTGTTGATGGCAGTTTCTTTCCATCGAGTTCTGCTGTCAATCCCACACTAACGATTATTGCCAATGCATTGCGAGTGGGCGATCTCTTGTTACAACGATTGAAGTGA
- a CDS encoding DUF2808 domain-containing protein, which yields MRVAYLLSTAMACTLAVGNYSSNLSQAVQLRDGKVYFTQPPRLEDVVTTYKDVYVWGATYYFTVSVPETAGEPLQKITINQREGADYIRFDLKDSRAFEGTRSERGQRVELKDASSDRKTKTISLTFDPPLSPGKIVTVGLKPIRNPAVAGVYLFGVTAFPPGDNAHGQFLGYGRLQFYNFFNSIFP from the coding sequence ATGCGCGTCGCATATTTACTTAGTACAGCAATGGCTTGTACTTTAGCAGTTGGTAATTATTCTAGTAACTTGAGTCAAGCAGTCCAATTGCGAGATGGCAAAGTCTACTTTACTCAACCACCCCGCTTAGAAGATGTAGTAACAACTTATAAGGATGTTTATGTGTGGGGTGCAACATACTACTTCACTGTCAGCGTACCGGAAACTGCTGGAGAACCACTGCAAAAGATAACAATTAATCAACGAGAGGGAGCCGATTACATACGCTTTGACCTCAAAGACAGTCGTGCTTTTGAAGGAACTCGTTCTGAACGAGGACAACGGGTAGAACTTAAAGATGCTTCTAGCGATCGCAAAACAAAAACAATATCTCTTACCTTCGATCCACCTTTGTCCCCTGGTAAAATTGTGACCGTAGGTTTAAAGCCGATAAGAAATCCAGCCGTTGCAGGAGTCTATCTATTTGGAGTGACAGCGTTTCCACCAGGAGACAACGCCCACGGTCAATTTCTTGGTTATGGAAGGTTACAGTTCTATAACTTTTTTAATTCAATATTTCCTTGA
- a CDS encoding DUF4149 domain-containing protein, giving the protein MNAISNVELKRPLWQAVAMLTLGFWLSASLVLTWVIMPSLYVTGMMTQPSFASAGYAIFWNFNRIELLCASLVLVSVLALCNTQAKWRLSSIILSVLLLGIALVDTYCLTPQMSAIGIQLNFFETVVETPANMNLLHAGYWALEAIKLVAGCTLLNWCWRR; this is encoded by the coding sequence ATGAACGCTATTTCTAACGTCGAACTAAAACGGCCTCTTTGGCAGGCTGTTGCCATGCTGACATTAGGCTTCTGGCTTAGTGCCAGCCTGGTTTTGACTTGGGTAATTATGCCTAGTTTGTATGTAACGGGCATGATGACTCAACCTAGTTTTGCATCAGCTGGTTACGCAATTTTCTGGAATTTTAATCGCATTGAGTTACTGTGCGCGAGCTTGGTATTAGTCAGTGTATTGGCTTTGTGCAATACTCAAGCGAAGTGGCGTCTGAGTTCAATTATCTTATCGGTGTTACTGCTAGGTATAGCTTTGGTGGATACCTATTGCTTGACTCCGCAAATGTCTGCTATTGGTATTCAACTAAATTTCTTTGAGACTGTTGTTGAAACTCCAGCCAATATGAATTTATTGCACGCTGGTTATTGGGCATTAGAAGCAATCAAACTCGTGGCAGGTTGCACCTTGTTAAACTGGTGCTGGCGACGCTAA
- a CDS encoding methyltransferase — MTLSESTLTPRNTQFQLSAIEWVYAYWVSRCIYVVAKLGIADLLKDGSQHCDTLAVATETHSNSLYRVLRALASVGIFAETEPYCFQLTSQATCLQSDVPGSIRAEAILRGEEHYYKAWGNLMYSVQTGENAFEHLYGMNLFQYNDENPTQGHIFDRGMAESKDANADIMAAYDFSFINKLVDVGGGKGSLLTDILQAYPTMVGVLFDRPDVINRSQTFLSTAAMNARYQFVGGDFFETVPVGGDAYLLKHIIQDWDDRQALAILKRCHQAMNTQGRLLVIDFLIPPGNEFFASKFIDINMLVISPNGRIRSEAEFYQLFKAAGFKLTQIIPTKSEVSIIEGIKIVE; from the coding sequence ATGACTCTCTCAGAATCTACATTAACACCTCGCAATACACAATTCCAATTATCTGCAATTGAATGGGTATACGCATACTGGGTTTCACGTTGTATCTATGTAGTCGCTAAACTGGGGATTGCAGATTTGCTCAAAGATGGCTCTCAGCACTGCGATACCTTGGCGGTTGCAACAGAAACCCACAGCAATTCACTTTACCGAGTATTGCGAGCTTTAGCAAGTGTTGGAATTTTTGCTGAAACTGAACCTTACTGTTTTCAACTGACTTCACAAGCAACTTGTTTACAAAGCGATGTTCCCGGTTCGATACGTGCTGAGGCTATCTTACGAGGTGAAGAGCATTACTATAAAGCATGGGGAAATTTGATGTATAGTGTGCAAACAGGGGAAAATGCTTTTGAGCATTTGTACGGCATGAATTTGTTTCAGTACAATGACGAAAATCCAACCCAAGGTCACATCTTCGATCGAGGTATGGCAGAGTCGAAAGACGCAAATGCTGATATCATGGCAGCTTATGATTTTTCATTCATTAACAAATTGGTTGATGTTGGTGGTGGTAAAGGAAGTTTACTGACTGATATTTTGCAAGCCTACCCCACTATGGTAGGAGTGTTATTTGATCGACCAGATGTGATTAACAGATCTCAAACTTTCCTCTCAACAGCAGCGATGAACGCTCGCTATCAATTTGTAGGGGGAGATTTTTTTGAGACTGTTCCTGTAGGAGGAGATGCTTACCTACTCAAGCATATTATTCAAGATTGGGACGATCGGCAAGCGCTCGCTATTCTTAAACGCTGTCATCAAGCTATGAATACCCAAGGGCGGCTATTGGTGATAGATTTTTTAATTCCTCCTGGAAACGAGTTTTTTGCAAGTAAGTTTATAGACATAAATATGCTAGTGATAAGCCCTAATGGACGCATCCGCAGCGAAGCCGAGTTTTATCAGCTATTTAAAGCTGCAGGGTTCAAACTCACTCAAATTATTCCAACAAAATCAGAGGTAAGTATCATTGAGGGAATTAAAATCGTAGAATAG
- a CDS encoding SDR family oxidoreductase translates to MLQRTKGAVVITGASTGVGRATALLLDKEGYRVFAGVRKEKDAESLKLVASGNLTPIIIDVTQSEQIRNAAKLVSQTIGNEGLIGLVNNAGILIDGPVEYIELDELRWQFEVNVIGQIAVTQAFLPAIRKAKGRIINIGSVSGKVSSPFFSALCASKFAMEAFTDALRMELNPWGIEVILVEPGAIASAAPDKVEESLSKKLTTMPPEAKTMYGDIYKFCIEQLIESNRKGMLCEQVASIIQKALEARKPKTRYFVSKEQAFLHFVLTASKFLPDRVCDAIKLKELELKHEN, encoded by the coding sequence ATGCTTCAAAGAACAAAAGGTGCGGTAGTCATTACAGGAGCATCTACGGGTGTTGGTCGAGCAACAGCACTGTTATTAGATAAAGAAGGGTACCGCGTCTTTGCTGGCGTTCGTAAAGAAAAAGATGCTGAATCACTAAAGCTAGTTGCATCTGGTAATTTAACACCGATTATTATCGATGTTACACAATCAGAACAGATTAGAAATGCTGCAAAACTTGTTTCTCAAACCATCGGTAATGAAGGACTGATTGGATTAGTTAATAATGCAGGTATATTAATAGACGGACCGGTGGAGTATATTGAGCTTGATGAATTGAGATGGCAATTTGAAGTCAATGTTATCGGGCAAATTGCAGTTACACAAGCATTCTTACCCGCGATCCGAAAAGCCAAAGGTCGAATCATAAATATTGGTTCCGTATCTGGCAAAGTTTCTTCGCCATTTTTCTCGGCTTTGTGTGCTTCAAAGTTTGCAATGGAGGCTTTTACTGATGCGTTGAGAATGGAATTAAATCCTTGGGGAATTGAAGTAATTTTAGTTGAACCAGGAGCGATCGCCTCAGCAGCACCAGATAAAGTGGAAGAAAGCCTTAGTAAAAAATTAACTACTATGCCGCCTGAAGCCAAGACTATGTATGGTGATATTTACAAATTTTGTATAGAGCAGTTAATAGAATCTAATCGTAAAGGAATGCTATGTGAACAAGTTGCAAGTATTATCCAGAAAGCTTTGGAAGCAAGGAAACCTAAAACTCGCTACTTTGTGTCAAAAGAACAAGCTTTTTTGCATTTTGTTTTGACTGCGTCAAAGTTCCTTCCAGACAGAGTTTGTGATGCTATCAAGCTGAAAGAACTAGAGTTAAAACATGAGAATTAA
- a CDS encoding MATE family efflux transporter, whose protein sequence is MALHQQSKVTDQILNSNLIQLMLKLTIPGILGMLLIGLNTFLDALFAGQFIGETALAAISLALPLTSIIVGCAHLIGVGCASVLSRAIGSGDNKTQSKIFGNLIMMSLIISFFITILGYKFSEELISFMGASGEVASYGGKYFKIYSLGSVFYILAVSSSQLIKAEGKIRLAMIFASIFVMINAILNPIFIIVFHWGIEGVAFATVIAMLIYSVVNITYFIFGKSSLPIHPKKLVLSINLLPVVLSVGSSALLMETITLIEQVVIFKSIAHYGTDNDIAFAGASFRVYALALIPIMGFVQALQPVLGMNYGAQNYDRLKKAYFTFGIGSTIFLTLIWLYLQLSPTTFVGLLLPSVTFSANDLLNFRLLNLLLPILPFGICSITLFQSLGNGKIAVLLILLKSLFFLIPFVLTFSSFLGTRGVYYGIVVADTLVMLIAYLLTWVEFKKIRIQTN, encoded by the coding sequence ATGGCTCTCCATCAGCAATCAAAAGTGACAGATCAAATCCTTAATAGCAATCTAATTCAACTCATGTTGAAATTAACCATTCCTGGTATTCTGGGAATGCTATTGATAGGCTTAAACACGTTTCTTGATGCTTTATTTGCAGGTCAATTTATTGGTGAAACGGCCTTAGCAGCTATATCTCTTGCACTACCACTGACTTCTATTATTGTCGGTTGTGCTCACTTAATAGGAGTTGGTTGTGCCTCGGTACTGAGTCGAGCTATTGGTTCAGGAGATAACAAAACTCAATCAAAAATATTTGGCAATTTAATAATGATGAGTTTGATTATATCTTTTTTTATCACAATTTTAGGCTATAAATTTAGTGAAGAGTTAATTTCCTTCATGGGAGCTTCTGGTGAAGTTGCCTCCTATGGAGGCAAATATTTTAAAATTTATTCACTAGGCTCGGTATTTTATATACTAGCAGTATCTTCCAGCCAGCTGATTAAAGCAGAAGGTAAAATTAGATTAGCCATGATTTTTGCTAGTATTTTTGTCATGATTAATGCTATCTTAAATCCTATATTTATCATTGTCTTTCATTGGGGAATTGAGGGAGTGGCATTCGCCACTGTTATCGCTATGTTAATTTATAGTGTTGTGAATATTACCTATTTTATTTTTGGAAAAAGTTCTCTTCCTATTCATCCCAAAAAGCTTGTTTTATCAATAAATTTACTTCCTGTAGTTTTATCAGTTGGATCGTCAGCATTGCTGATGGAAACCATCACTTTAATTGAACAAGTTGTAATTTTTAAATCAATAGCTCATTATGGTACAGATAATGATATCGCCTTTGCTGGAGCAAGCTTTAGAGTATATGCATTAGCACTTATTCCTATTATGGGATTTGTGCAAGCTTTACAGCCAGTGCTTGGAATGAATTATGGAGCACAAAATTATGACAGGCTCAAGAAAGCTTATTTTACTTTTGGAATTGGTAGTACTATCTTCTTAACCCTAATTTGGCTATATCTTCAATTATCACCAACAACATTTGTTGGCTTATTACTACCATCTGTTACGTTTTCTGCTAATGATTTACTCAATTTCCGACTTCTCAATCTTTTACTACCAATACTGCCATTTGGAATTTGTAGTATCACTTTGTTTCAATCACTAGGAAATGGAAAAATAGCAGTTTTGTTAATTCTTCTCAAGAGTTTATTTTTTTTAATACCTTTTGTACTAACTTTCAGTTCATTTTTAGGTACAAGAGGTGTGTACTATGGAATAGTGGTGGCAGATACTTTAGTCATGCTTATTGCATATTTACTAACATGGGTAGAATTTAAAAAAATCAGAATTCAAACCAATTAA
- a CDS encoding cytochrome P450: MKLPQGPKTPAWLLRMQFAANPLAWMDTLSKRYGDIFTIVSGSTPIVFVGNSQGMKQIFTSTEIVAAGELNQGAAPLVGNNGLLLLDGLRHRHRRKLLMPPLHGNRIQVYGQRICAITDTVMSQYQAGKAFLSYPTMQTITVQVILDTLLGLQTGERYEQFRQLLPTLMNYARSALVETSLSFRFLQQDLGRWSPWGYFLYLWRQFDQLLYAEINERRHLQASNSTSLYTESTDVLSELIFACDETGQRMTNEDVRDLLPSLLFGGRDASATAITWALYWIHSLPTVRDRLLKELDSLGESSDPLRIVELPYLSAVCHEALRIYPTQIVTFPRRVESPVELMGYELSPGTLLFGCIYLTHQNSDLYPQPKLFQPERFLERQFSPYEFLPFGGGARRCPGEALALFEMKLVLATILSHYQLALAKKQPEQPKAQGANYPPASGLKMVMLGQRKSLEKSQQFISSSV, translated from the coding sequence ATGAAACTACCTCAAGGACCAAAAACTCCCGCTTGGTTGCTAAGAATGCAATTTGCAGCTAACCCCCTTGCCTGGATGGATACTCTTAGTAAACGCTACGGTGACATTTTCACCATCGTGTCTGGTTCTACACCTATAGTGTTTGTTGGCAATTCGCAAGGAATGAAGCAGATTTTTACAAGTACAGAGATCGTAGCAGCTGGAGAGTTAAACCAGGGAGCCGCTCCACTGGTAGGGAATAACGGGTTACTTTTACTTGATGGCTTGCGCCACAGACATCGGCGCAAACTCTTAATGCCTCCCCTTCATGGTAACCGGATACAAGTCTACGGTCAGCGAATCTGTGCCATTACAGACACAGTTATGAGCCAGTATCAAGCTGGTAAAGCCTTTTTAAGCTACCCTACTATGCAAACAATTACCGTACAGGTCATATTAGACACTTTACTTGGTTTGCAAACGGGAGAGCGTTACGAACAATTCAGGCAACTGCTTCCAACTTTAATGAATTATGCTAGGTCTGCTTTAGTTGAAACATCTCTATCTTTCCGCTTCCTACAACAGGATTTAGGTCGCTGGAGTCCGTGGGGATACTTTCTTTACTTATGGCGGCAATTTGACCAACTGCTTTATGCTGAAATCAACGAACGCCGCCATCTACAGGCAAGCAATAGTACATCTTTATATACTGAAAGCACTGATGTTCTTTCCGAATTAATCTTTGCCTGCGATGAAACAGGTCAACGAATGACGAATGAAGATGTGCGTGACCTTTTACCCTCATTGCTATTTGGAGGTCGAGATGCGTCAGCAACTGCAATCACTTGGGCATTGTATTGGATTCACAGTCTACCTACAGTTCGCGATCGCTTGCTTAAAGAACTTGATAGCCTTGGTGAATCCTCAGATCCGCTAAGGATTGTCGAGCTTCCTTATCTCAGTGCTGTTTGTCATGAAGCCCTGCGAATTTACCCGACGCAAATAGTCACATTTCCACGAAGGGTAGAATCTCCAGTGGAACTGATGGGCTATGAATTGAGTCCAGGAACACTGCTTTTTGGCTGTATTTATCTAACACATCAAAATTCCGACTTATACCCACAACCAAAGCTATTTCAACCAGAGCGCTTTCTTGAAAGACAATTCTCCCCCTATGAGTTTTTGCCCTTTGGTGGTGGTGCTCGTCGCTGTCCTGGGGAAGCTTTAGCTTTATTTGAAATGAAGCTAGTTTTGGCAACTATTCTTTCCCACTATCAATTAGCACTAGCTAAGAAACAACCAGAACAACCCAAAGCACAGGGTGCCAATTATCCCCCTGCTAGTGGCTTAAAAATGGTCATGCTTGGTCAGCGTAAGAGTCTAGAAAAATCGCAGCAGTTTATTTCTAGTTCGGTTTAG